One window from the genome of Actinoplanes teichomyceticus ATCC 31121 encodes:
- a CDS encoding amino acid ABC transporter ATP-binding protein, with the protein MIRAENVHKSFGSLEVLKGVDLTVPQGGVSCVLGPSGSGKSTFLRCINHLEKLNAGRILVDGELVGYRERGGKLHEMNERDIARQRQAIGMVFQRFNLFPHMTVLDNVMEAPCRVKRENRSEVRERALALLDRVGLAAKVDNYPGQLSGGQQQRVAIARALAMRPKVMLFDEPTSALDPELVGEVLEVMKGLARDGMTMVVVTHEIGFAREVADEVVFMDGGVVVEKGPPSEVITNPQQERTKAFLSKVL; encoded by the coding sequence ATGATCCGCGCGGAGAACGTCCACAAGTCGTTCGGCTCGCTGGAGGTCCTCAAGGGCGTCGACCTGACCGTGCCGCAGGGCGGGGTGAGCTGCGTGCTCGGCCCGTCCGGGTCGGGCAAGTCGACGTTCCTGCGCTGCATCAACCACCTGGAGAAGCTCAACGCCGGCCGCATCCTGGTCGACGGTGAGCTGGTCGGTTACCGCGAGCGCGGCGGCAAGCTGCACGAGATGAACGAGCGGGACATCGCCCGGCAGCGGCAGGCGATCGGCATGGTGTTCCAGCGGTTCAACCTCTTCCCGCACATGACCGTCCTGGACAACGTCATGGAAGCCCCCTGCCGGGTCAAGCGGGAGAACCGGTCCGAGGTGCGCGAACGCGCCCTGGCGCTGCTGGACCGGGTGGGTCTGGCCGCCAAGGTCGACAACTACCCGGGCCAGCTCTCCGGCGGTCAGCAGCAGCGGGTGGCCATCGCCCGGGCCCTGGCCATGCGGCCCAAGGTGATGCTCTTCGACGAGCCGACCAGCGCGCTGGACCCGGAGCTGGTCGGTGAGGTGCTCGAGGTGATGAAGGGCCTGGCCCGGGACGGGATGACGATGGTCGTGGTCACCCACGAGATCGGCTTCGCCCGGGAGGTGGCCGACGAGGTCGTCTTCATGGACGGCGGTGTGGTCGTCGAGAAGGGCCCGCCGAGCGAGGTCATCACGAATCCGCAGCAGGAACGTACCAAGGCATTCCTGAGCAAGGTGCTGTAA
- a CDS encoding ABC transporter substrate-binding protein gives MFRITPGRRAILGVAVAAALTVSLSACGEESDTSTGAGTAPSAAADTSLADKVPADIKAAGKLVVGTDSTYAPSEFIDTDGKTVIGFDVDLFNAVGQKLGLTTEWQSATFDSIIPGVSTGKYTVGVSSFTINPDRLKEVNMISYFSAGTQWAAKTGSTLNPDDACGKKIAVQTATVQADDIAERSKKCTEAGKPKITIDQYQKQSDATNAVVTGKDEAMLADSPIVAYAVKQTNGQLALLGDIYDSAPYGYAVDKKQTEFADVIAEAVKALIADGTYKTILDKWGVGAGAITAPAVNPAA, from the coding sequence ATGTTCCGCATCACCCCCGGCCGGCGGGCGATCCTCGGCGTGGCCGTCGCGGCGGCGCTGACCGTGTCGCTGTCCGCATGTGGCGAGGAGTCCGACACCAGCACCGGCGCCGGCACCGCGCCCAGCGCCGCCGCTGACACCTCGCTCGCCGACAAGGTTCCGGCCGACATCAAGGCCGCCGGCAAGCTGGTCGTCGGCACCGACTCGACGTACGCGCCGAGCGAGTTCATCGACACCGACGGCAAGACCGTCATCGGCTTCGACGTGGACCTGTTCAACGCGGTCGGCCAGAAGCTCGGCCTGACCACCGAGTGGCAGTCCGCGACGTTCGACAGCATCATTCCGGGCGTCAGCACCGGGAAGTACACCGTCGGTGTCTCCTCCTTCACGATCAACCCGGACCGGCTGAAGGAGGTCAACATGATCTCCTACTTCTCCGCGGGCACCCAGTGGGCGGCCAAGACCGGCTCGACGCTCAACCCGGACGACGCGTGCGGCAAGAAGATCGCCGTGCAGACCGCGACCGTGCAGGCCGACGACATCGCCGAGCGGTCGAAGAAGTGCACCGAGGCCGGCAAGCCGAAGATCACCATCGACCAGTACCAGAAGCAGTCGGACGCCACCAACGCCGTGGTCACCGGCAAGGACGAGGCCATGCTGGCCGACTCGCCGATCGTGGCGTACGCGGTGAAGCAGACCAACGGCCAGCTCGCCCTGCTCGGCGACATCTACGACTCCGCGCCGTACGGTTACGCCGTGGACAAGAAGCAGACCGAGTTCGCGGACGTCATCGCCGAGGCCGTCAAGGCGCTCATCGCCGACGGCACCTACAAGACGATCCTCGACAAGTGGGGCGTCGGCGCCGGTGCGATCACCGCGCCCGCGGTGAACCCGGCCGCCTGA
- a CDS encoding amino acid ABC transporter permease gives MTQPTTERARPEAIKAVPVRHPGRWVAIAVLAVLVAMFLHLILTNAGFRWSFIFLSYAEGKRGVMFTEPVLEGLRGTILLTLFSMLIGIVLGIVVAIMRLSPNRVLSTVAWAYTWFFRAAPRLVLAVIFGNLNILWTRIGFGLPFGEQIGALFGIDNFDGQIFSIKSTDLLAGFVAGMIALGLSEAAYMAEIVRAGIQSIDPGQSEAAVALGMSRGQVLRRVVLPQAMRVIVPPTGNEVIAMVKDTSLVAYVPVTGELFFQLQQVQARTFVVLPCLVAALIWYLIICSVLMIVQYFVERHFGKGYGTAGKARQRLRDLQVEQGGRITTQTNPGGGAL, from the coding sequence ATGACGCAACCGACAACCGAGCGGGCACGGCCTGAGGCGATCAAGGCCGTGCCCGTCCGGCACCCCGGCAGGTGGGTGGCGATCGCCGTGCTGGCGGTGCTGGTCGCCATGTTCCTGCACCTGATCCTGACGAACGCCGGGTTCCGCTGGTCGTTCATCTTCCTGTCGTACGCCGAGGGCAAGCGCGGCGTGATGTTCACCGAGCCGGTCCTGGAGGGCCTGCGCGGGACCATCCTGCTCACCCTGTTCTCCATGCTGATCGGCATCGTGCTCGGCATCGTGGTCGCGATCATGCGGCTCTCGCCGAACCGGGTGCTCTCCACCGTCGCCTGGGCGTACACCTGGTTCTTCCGGGCCGCGCCCCGGCTGGTGCTCGCGGTGATCTTCGGCAACCTGAACATCCTCTGGACCCGGATCGGGTTCGGGCTGCCGTTCGGCGAGCAGATCGGCGCCCTGTTCGGGATCGACAACTTCGACGGGCAGATCTTCAGCATCAAGTCGACCGACCTGCTCGCCGGGTTCGTGGCCGGCATGATCGCGCTGGGTCTCTCCGAGGCGGCCTACATGGCCGAGATCGTCCGGGCCGGCATCCAGTCGATCGACCCCGGGCAGTCCGAGGCGGCGGTGGCCCTGGGCATGTCCCGCGGCCAGGTGCTGCGCCGGGTGGTGCTGCCGCAGGCGATGCGGGTGATCGTGCCGCCGACCGGCAACGAGGTCATCGCGATGGTCAAGGACACCTCGCTGGTGGCCTACGTGCCGGTGACCGGCGAGCTGTTCTTCCAGCTCCAGCAGGTCCAGGCGCGTACCTTCGTGGTCCTGCCCTGCCTGGTGGCCGCCCTGATCTGGTATCTGATCATCTGCAGCGTGCTGATGATCGTCCAGTACTTCGTGGAACGGCACTTCGGCAAGGGGTACGGCACGGCCGGCAAGGCCCGCCAGCGGCTCCGCGACCTCCAGGTCGAGCAGGGCGGGCGCATCACCACCCAGACGAATCCCGGGGGAGGTGCGTTGTGA